The genomic stretch AAGCCGGTCTGTTTCGTCCTGGTCTGCGGTCAGCACGCTGATCGACGCGGCAGGGGTCAATTTGTGGTGCGGTCCGGCCGTCAGGATCATCATGGGCGCACCAGCCAGAGTGAATTCGACAATCATAGGGTCATCGGGCTGACCGTTCTCGCGGACCGCCTCGATCCGGCTGTTCGAAACGATTTTCACATAGTCACGGGCAGCCTCATGGCCACCTTTTTCGAACCACAGGCAGGTCCTAACCTTGGCTGCATGTTCCATTTTCAAGTCTCCCTTTCTGTCGTGACTGGAGGGTCGGGTTCGAGGTGAAAAAGCTGGCGGACATATCGGATCAGGTGATCGACGCTCTCGCGCGCGAGCTCGGGGCTGCCGCTCGCCTTGGCCAGGATAAAGCCGCCCTGAAGAACCGCCTGGGTGTGCCGGGCAAGGCTCTCGGCGGTCCAGTCCGCGTCGATCTCGCGCTGCTCTCTGGCCGCCCTGATATCCGCCTCCAAAGTGGCGGCATGGCCAAAAATGCTCTCGGCACAGGCATTCCGGATCGCAGGGGCAGAATTATGGACCTCCTGCGTCATGGTGCCGACAAGGCAGGTATATTCGAATGTCTCCCCGTCAATGATGGCGCGGCGGAACTCGAGATAGGCCAAAAGACGGTCCAGCGGATCGTCGGGTCGGTGATAGGGCGCTTCTGCGAACAGGGCGCTGGTCGTCTCGGCCCAGTATTCTGCCGCCGCCACGCCAAGCGCCTCCTTCGTCTTGAAATGATGGAAAAACGCGCCCTTGGTGACCTCGGCCGATTGGCACAGGTCATCTACGGAGGTTGCGGCAAACCCCTTCTGGCGGATCACGTCGCGGGCGGCCTCCAAAAGGCGGGTGCGGGCATCCCCGCGCTCGGGGGAGGTTTTGGTCGGTCTCGTCATTAGTTATTTATACCATACAGTCGGTATGTTGTAAAGGTGAGGAACAATCGGCATGCGCGTGAGCAATATCAATCGATTATGTCTGATTGCGGGATGCAGCCAATGGAGCACGCGAGCCGCATTGAAAAGAAACGATTTTTGAGATGTTGATAGGTAGTGTCAGATGGAACGCCACAGGTGTTTTGTGTGACGTGTCATGCGACATGATCTAAACGTCTCAAAAGGTCATTTTGGCTGAGAAGATGAAGAAATGGCCGCGGGGAGAACCCGAGGCCATTTGCATGTCTGGCTGTAGATATGCCTAGCGGTTCAGTTCGGGTTCAGCACGAAGAGGTGGACAGCCGCGCAAGACGCAGCCTGACGCTAGGCATCGGCACGAAGGGCGGGAAGCATGCGTAATTGGGCTGACCCTG from Pseudosulfitobacter sp. DSM 107133 encodes the following:
- a CDS encoding TetR/AcrR family transcriptional regulator, yielding MTRPTKTSPERGDARTRLLEAARDVIRQKGFAATSVDDLCQSAEVTKGAFFHHFKTKEALGVAAAEYWAETTSALFAEAPYHRPDDPLDRLLAYLEFRRAIIDGETFEYTCLVGTMTQEVHNSAPAIRNACAESIFGHAATLEADIRAAREQREIDADWTAESLARHTQAVLQGGFILAKASGSPELARESVDHLIRYVRQLFHLEPDPPVTTERET
- a CDS encoding VOC family protein, encoding MEHAAKVRTCLWFEKGGHEAARDYVKIVSNSRIEAVRENGQPDDPMIVEFTLAGAPMMILTAGPHHKLTPAASISVLTADQDETDRLWSELTANGGEAGHCGWLVDRFGVSWQIVPKRMPDLLSSDDPAVVGRVTAAMMQMGKIDIAALEAAAAQETAHG